One Bosea sp. 124 genomic window, ACAGCCTGCGCGCCTTGCGATCCCATATCCCGAAGGCGAACATGCCGCGCAACCGGCTCAGCATCGCTTCGCCCTCGCGGGCGTAGAGAATAAGCAAGATCTCGGTGTCACTTTGGGATCGAAAGACGACGCCGTCGCGCTCGAGTTCGGCACGGAGCGCCCGGTAATTGTAGATCTCGCCATTGAACGTGACGATGTAACGGCCGTCGGCGCTCTGCATGGGCTGCGCGCCGCCGTCGCTGAGGTCGACGATGGCAAGACGGCGATGGGCCAAGCCGATGCGGCGATCTTCGCTCCACCATTCGCCTTGCCCGTCGGGACCGCGTCGCAGCATGGCGTCTCGCGTCGCGATCAGTTCGCCCCGGCCGGGAGCGGAGGCGGCGACGTTGAAAGCAAAAAGACCATTGATGCCGCACATGCCGCTACTCAGACGCTCCGCCCGTGAGAAAGTTCGACCCTCGCCGCTCCTGCGATGCGGTTACGTATGAAATCGAGATCGCGGATATATATAACGTTCGCACCCGTCTGATGGGTCAACGGATTGATTTGCCGGGCTGCAGGATCGTAGCAATATGGCTTGAAGCCATGGGAATGGAGGATCATCGCCGCACTTGGCAGAGCATTGATCGTTCTATCGTCTGCGAACCATGTTTCTACGATAAGTGCTCGCAGATTGCTCGATTTCAGGATGGAATGGCATCCGCTCATGACCTCTCGATCGTGGCCCTCGACGTCAATCTTGATCAAGGTCGGAGCGACGTTCTTCAGCCAGCCATCGACCGTGTCGACGGGACATTCTTCAACGTCGGCCACCTGCTCATCCGCACCGACGATGCGATTGGTGGTATCATGAGTTGATGTAAACCGCAGCACTCCGCGATGTGACGAAATGCCGACTCGATCGGCAAGAACGCGATCCTGCAATCCATTATGCGCGATGTTCCGAACCAGTCGGTCGTAGCTGGAGCGAACCGGCTCAGCAGCGACGGTACTTGCCCCTGCAACGCCTGAAGCGAGGAGCGTGTAGACACCGACGTTGGCGCCGATATCAACGAATACATCATCAGGGCGCAGGGCATGGAGAAGGAAGGCCATCTCCTCCCACTCGGCGAGGCCGTAATAGATGTTGCCCGTTGCCCCGGTCATGCCAGGCTCTACGACCATTTCGGTTTGCCCGGCGAGCCGAACCCGCTTGGGGCCTGAACCTAGCCGCGAACCAATCTGCCAACGCAGCCAGCCATGCAAAGCCCGAATTCGTTGATTGCGGTTCAGGGGATGCTGTACGATCGATCGCAGCTGTCTAGGCAAATGCCTTATACGCTCGATCTTGATCATGCTTGTGCATGCTCCAAGCTACCGCACTCCGGGTGAAATCACCCAGAGTCTGATTCATGAGACGCAATCGTTAACACCCGTCGATTGCTATCGGGCTTACCTCGCTCACCTCGTAAGCGAAGAGCGCATAAGAATTCCCTACGAGCGCGCGTTGATGCGTTGCGCTGCCGGGGCTTCGTTCCGGTCGACCGGGGACGCAACGGAGGGACCCTCGCGCGCCTCCTGATAATCGGGGGTGCGGCCCGTCATGGCGCAGGCTTGGCGAATGGCCTCCGCGTTAACGCTCTCACCGAAGAGGACCATCGGAATGGTGCGGACCATAATCTCGATATCGAGAAGAAACGACATGTTCTGGATATACCAGGCATCGAGGGAAGCCTTGTCGGCCGGAGAAATGTCACGTCCGCCCATGACCTGCGCCCAGCCGGTCAGCCCAGGCTTGCCTCGAAGGCGGTCGCGCCGGTCGCTCGGCTGGTCGATCGGCAGCAACGGCCGAGGACCGACGAAGGACATATCTCCCACGAGGATGTTGAAAAGCTGTGGTAGCTCGTCCAGCCGGCGCGAACGTAGAATTGCGCCTGTCGCTGAGAGCCGGTGCAAATCCGCCAAGCGGTTGCCGTCATCATCGTGAGCGCCACGCATTGTCCGGAATTTGAAGATCCTGATTGGCCGCCCTCCCTGGCCAGGCCGCTGCTGCCAGAATAGCAGCGGACGATCGACATCAATCCAGACGATCAGCGAGACGAGGACGATCATCGGCCAGAGGACGACGAGCAGCAGCGTTGCCAGCGAAAGATCGAAAAGTCTCTTGCCGTAGCGGTAGAAGCCTTGCGGCGCGGTCGGCTGCTGCAGCATGTCCTCCTCGGCTGTGGCGGACGTCCGTTTGATCTGCGAGTGCTTGGGGATACCGAGCCGCTCAGCAAAGTAATCAATCTTGACGCCAACATTCGCCTCGATCGCTGCCAGCAGTAACTTATCCGTTTCCAACATCGTCATTTCATCGACGGCGACAACAATTCGGTCGATGTCGACGCCATGCACACGCAGTTTAGCGACCACCGCTTCGACCTCGCTGACCACGCCCAGCACCGGATGTGTGCCGAAACGGCGGCCGCGCAAATCCTGATGATCGGGCGACAGAACGCCATTGATACGGATGCGGCCGTGGGCGAGATATTCGACCGAGCGAATAAACAGGTCGGCGACGGCATCGACCCCGATGACCAGCACATTCTCGACATGGTCTGCATCGTCAATCTTGGCGCGGACACTGGTCTGGCGTGCGTGGAACAACCGGTATCCGACGCGGGCAACGATCAACGCCATGATGGTCAGAATGGCCTGCAAGATCGGCAGCGTCCGCGCCACGTCCTCAAGCCGGTTGATCAGGAAACCGAGCAGCAGGGTCGCCAAGACCACGACCACCGTGAGCGACGATAGGAACAAATAATCGTTGATATTGGCGAAACGATAAACTGAGCGATGGCTCCCTGCCAGCGTGAACACGATGAGGGCCACAACAAGCGTCAGGGCAGTGTAGGTACCCCAAGCCATCCAGCGCGACGAGAGCCATTCCACATTGTCGCGGAAGGCGAAGGCAGCCACGGTAGCGAGCCCGATCAGCGCCAGATCCGCCAGTAAATGCAAATATGTCCTGCGGAACATGGTGAGGAGCGGGGCCTTTAAATTGCGAGACACAGTCGGATCGACAAGGCGCGAATCCTGATCGACCGGATACCTTAGCGACCCTATGGTGGGTCGCAGGTGGGCATTGTCGGCGGCATTCTTGACATCTAAATTACGTCGTGCGGGTGACTCCATCGCATTTTAGACAAATAGCTGCAATTTACATTTCTGCATCAGATAGGCTTTATTAAGGTAACCGTTAGAACGGCGTTGACTCAACAGAGCCGCTGCCGGGAGGCGGACAGGAGCGATGCGGAGAACATTGCTTCCATCCGCGGTGCAACCCTCGGGCCACAGCACATGAAATGTGGTGGCAGCAACGTCACTCCCGCAGCGTTGTCCCTTCGGCCGCGCGGATCGTCCATTCCGGACCAAAGCCTTTCAGGATGAAACGTTGGGTGAACTCCACGCGGCTTTGGGCAGGAGAAAGCTCATGGTCGATGGCGACCAGCCGCTTTTCCTGATCAATCTCGACGCGGAGCAGACCGGCCTTGCCGATGGACCGAATCTCGCGGTCTTCGGGAAGGGTCAGCCGCCAATTCGTCGGATCAGGGGTCAGGTTATAGGCAAGCACGCCGCGTCCGCGCGGTTCGGCAATCAAATATACCATGCGCCCGTGATCGGTCTCGAGTACGGCCCCGTTCTTCTCGAGACGGCC contains:
- a CDS encoding sugar transferase, which translates into the protein MFRRTYLHLLADLALIGLATVAAFAFRDNVEWLSSRWMAWGTYTALTLVVALIVFTLAGSHRSVYRFANINDYLFLSSLTVVVVLATLLLGFLINRLEDVARTLPILQAILTIMALIVARVGYRLFHARQTSVRAKIDDADHVENVLVIGVDAVADLFIRSVEYLAHGRIRINGVLSPDHQDLRGRRFGTHPVLGVVSEVEAVVAKLRVHGVDIDRIVVAVDEMTMLETDKLLLAAIEANVGVKIDYFAERLGIPKHSQIKRTSATAEEDMLQQPTAPQGFYRYGKRLFDLSLATLLLVVLWPMIVLVSLIVWIDVDRPLLFWQQRPGQGGRPIRIFKFRTMRGAHDDDGNRLADLHRLSATGAILRSRRLDELPQLFNILVGDMSFVGPRPLLPIDQPSDRRDRLRGKPGLTGWAQVMGGRDISPADKASLDAWYIQNMSFLLDIEIMVRTIPMVLFGESVNAEAIRQACAMTGRTPDYQEAREGPSVASPVDRNEAPAAQRINARS
- a CDS encoding FkbM family methyltransferase, whose product is MIKIERIRHLPRQLRSIVQHPLNRNQRIRALHGWLRWQIGSRLGSGPKRVRLAGQTEMVVEPGMTGATGNIYYGLAEWEEMAFLLHALRPDDVFVDIGANVGVYTLLASGVAGASTVAAEPVRSSYDRLVRNIAHNGLQDRVLADRVGISSHRGVLRFTSTHDTTNRIVGADEQVADVEECPVDTVDGWLKNVAPTLIKIDVEGHDREVMSGCHSILKSSNLRALIVETWFADDRTINALPSAAMILHSHGFKPYCYDPAARQINPLTHQTGANVIYIRDLDFIRNRIAGAARVELSHGRSV